From Pseudobdellovibrio exovorus JSS, a single genomic window includes:
- the xseA gene encoding exodeoxyribonuclease VII large subunit: MSQQFGFPSETTESSSQQRDSVVYNVEQLNSHIRQTLEGQLGQVWLRAEVSNFKPHSSGHFYFSLKDSRAQISAIMFRGHNAKLKFKPHDGLEVIVRGRITVYEPRGTYQIVCETMEPVGAGALQKQFEQLKEKLKSEGLFDSARKRQIPPYPRHVAIVTSPTGAAIQDILNVMRRRARNVELTLVPAIVQGAAAASSLCEAFSQAVKLPVDVIIIGRGGGSMEDLWCFNDEKLARLVAASPIPVISAVGHEIDFTICDFVADLRAPTPSAAAELVAKSSHEILQKLQHLDRMLNTSLQKFLKLKMQSLVLTSRRLVDPKKKLQDYAFRNDELLTRLEQATRVYFLHLKKDIQLLEKKLVSPRDIIQNLRSRVEKMQILMNRSIDHRLNQASYRLKSNMGKLDSLSPLAVVDRGYSITTTGTKVVKSVKDIKKNDEIEIKVTDGVITAEVTGTKSTKG, translated from the coding sequence ATGTCTCAACAGTTCGGATTTCCCTCAGAAACTACAGAATCTTCGTCACAGCAGCGTGACTCTGTGGTTTACAATGTCGAACAATTAAATTCACATATACGTCAAACTCTAGAGGGACAGTTGGGGCAGGTTTGGCTACGTGCGGAAGTCTCAAACTTTAAACCTCACAGTTCTGGACATTTTTATTTTTCATTAAAAGATTCCCGTGCGCAGATCTCCGCCATCATGTTCCGTGGTCACAACGCTAAATTAAAATTTAAACCACACGATGGTTTAGAAGTGATTGTGCGTGGTCGTATCACAGTTTATGAACCACGCGGGACCTATCAGATTGTCTGTGAAACGATGGAGCCTGTAGGGGCCGGTGCCTTACAAAAACAATTCGAGCAATTAAAAGAAAAATTAAAATCCGAAGGATTGTTTGATTCTGCCCGCAAAAGACAGATCCCACCATACCCTCGTCATGTAGCGATTGTGACGTCTCCGACGGGTGCGGCGATTCAAGATATTTTAAATGTGATGCGCCGACGTGCTCGCAATGTTGAACTGACACTAGTTCCGGCCATTGTTCAAGGTGCGGCAGCCGCCTCTTCATTATGTGAGGCTTTTTCGCAAGCCGTGAAATTACCTGTGGACGTGATCATCATCGGTCGCGGTGGCGGGTCGATGGAAGATCTGTGGTGTTTCAATGATGAAAAACTTGCTCGCTTAGTCGCAGCCAGTCCGATCCCTGTGATTTCCGCTGTGGGGCATGAAATTGATTTTACTATTTGTGACTTTGTGGCGGACTTACGTGCGCCGACACCATCGGCGGCGGCAGAGCTTGTAGCAAAAAGCTCGCACGAGATTCTACAAAAACTTCAACATTTAGATCGTATGCTAAACACGAGCTTACAAAAATTTTTAAAATTAAAAATGCAAAGCTTAGTTTTGACCAGTCGTCGTCTTGTGGACCCTAAGAAAAAATTGCAAGACTATGCATTCCGTAACGATGAATTACTGACGCGTCTTGAACAGGCGACTCGAGTTTATTTTCTGCATTTGAAAAAAGATATTCAGCTTCTAGAAAAAAAACTAGTTTCACCACGTGATATTATTCAGAACCTACGCAGTCGCGTGGAAAAAATGCAAATTCTTATGAACCGCTCGATAGATCACCGCTTGAATCAAGCGAGTTACCGATTGAAGAGCAATATGGGTAAGCTGGATTCACTCAGTCCGCTGGCTGTTGTGGATCGTGGGTATTCCATCACGACAACTGGAACCAAAGTCGTGAAGTCAGTAAAAGATATTAAAAAGAATGATGAGATTGAAATTAAAGTGACGGATGGGGTAATAACTGCCGAAGTCACAGGTACTAAGAGTACGAAAGGGTAG
- a CDS encoding NifU family protein — MSTSQEVLIRVQATPNPAAWKFVLNLPVLNEGKATYSDKQEAEHNNLASSLFQIDGVRQVHFFQNVITVTHQFDYDSDEVSKQVCAVIQTRMPVHNPNQTVLDEKKIARQNLSPDLQRIEEILDRTIRPGLQGDGGDIEVVKFEDNKVYVIYQGACGTCPSATTGTLMAIDGILKDEFDPSVEVIPL, encoded by the coding sequence ATGAGTACTAGCCAAGAAGTTCTAATTCGAGTTCAAGCTACACCGAATCCTGCGGCATGGAAGTTTGTATTAAATCTTCCCGTGCTGAATGAAGGAAAAGCGACCTATTCAGATAAACAGGAAGCTGAACACAATAATTTAGCGAGTTCACTATTCCAAATAGATGGAGTTCGTCAGGTCCACTTCTTTCAGAATGTGATCACAGTAACGCATCAGTTTGACTATGACAGCGATGAAGTGAGTAAGCAGGTCTGTGCTGTGATTCAAACTCGCATGCCAGTACATAACCCGAACCAAACAGTTTTGGACGAAAAGAAAATTGCACGCCAAAATCTTTCACCTGATCTACAAAGAATCGAAGAGATCTTAGATCGCACCATCCGTCCTGGTTTACAGGGTGATGGTGGCGATATTGAAGTCGTGAAGTTTGAAGATAATAAAGTGTACGTCATCTATCAAGGTGCCTGTGGAACGTGCCCAAGTGCCACAACAGGAACATTGATGGCTATTGACGGGATACTGAAAGACGAATTTGACCCATCAGTGGAAGTGATTCCTCTTTAG
- a CDS encoding aminotransferase class V-fold PLP-dependent enzyme: MDSHQTDSQTLEIRQQFPALRQKVRGRDLVYLDSAATTLKPQSVIDRISKFYSLETANVHRGAHYLSDAATDEFEKSREAIRIFLNASSIEEVIFTRGTTESINLVAESYGSFLNAGDEIVLTEMEHHSNMVAWQVLAQKKNCTVKYIAVLPNGEIDEASIESTITSKTKLVAFSGCSNILGTLTPIKKIVSKARSVGAVTLLDAAQYVSQKKVDVQALGVDFLAFSSHKLFGPFGFGVLYGRKELLDKMPPYQSGGSMIHAVDFEGTTFNHLPFKFEAGTPHVEGAIGTLESLRFLQQYNISALFEHEQRLMKIAVDELKQIPEVRLIGEAREKAAIVSFVMEGVHHADLGQILDQQGVAIRVGHHCTQPLLKKLGITGTARASISIYNNENDISQFIDGVKKAKRMLL, from the coding sequence ATGGATAGCCACCAAACGGACAGCCAAACTCTAGAGATCAGACAACAGTTCCCAGCGCTCCGACAAAAAGTACGGGGTCGTGATCTGGTTTATCTAGACAGTGCGGCGACGACACTCAAGCCTCAAAGTGTGATTGATCGTATTTCTAAGTTCTACAGTCTTGAAACAGCTAATGTTCATCGTGGTGCTCACTATCTGAGTGATGCGGCTACAGACGAATTTGAAAAATCACGTGAGGCGATCCGTATTTTCTTAAATGCCTCTTCCATTGAAGAAGTGATTTTTACTCGTGGAACAACAGAGAGTATTAATCTGGTTGCAGAGAGCTATGGCAGCTTCTTAAATGCAGGTGACGAAATTGTTCTGACGGAAATGGAACACCATTCAAATATGGTGGCATGGCAAGTTCTAGCTCAGAAAAAAAACTGTACAGTGAAGTACATCGCTGTTTTGCCTAATGGTGAAATCGACGAGGCTTCTATCGAGAGTACTATTACATCTAAAACTAAACTGGTCGCTTTTTCGGGATGTTCCAATATCTTAGGGACATTAACTCCGATTAAAAAGATCGTTTCTAAAGCGCGCTCTGTAGGTGCTGTGACGTTATTGGATGCCGCTCAGTATGTTTCACAAAAAAAAGTAGACGTTCAAGCTCTAGGCGTGGATTTCTTAGCTTTTTCTTCGCATAAACTGTTTGGTCCATTCGGTTTTGGTGTTCTGTATGGCCGTAAAGAGTTATTAGATAAGATGCCTCCGTACCAAAGTGGTGGCAGCATGATTCACGCCGTGGATTTTGAGGGGACAACCTTCAATCACTTGCCATTTAAGTTTGAAGCCGGAACTCCCCATGTCGAAGGGGCTATCGGTACGTTAGAGTCACTGCGCTTTTTACAACAGTACAACATCAGTGCTCTTTTTGAACACGAACAGCGCTTGATGAAAATCGCTGTAGATGAGTTAAAACAAATTCCTGAAGTTCGTCTGATCGGTGAGGCCCGTGAAAAAGCAGCCATCGTGAGTTTTGTGATGGAGGGAGTCCATCACGCGGACTTAGGGCAGATTTTAGATCAGCAGGGTGTAGCCATTCGTGTGGGACATCACTGCACACAGCCTTTATTGAAAAAGTTAGGGATAACAGGCACAGCACGTGCTTCGATTTCGATTTATAATAATGAAAATGATATTTCTCAGTTTATTGATGGTGTTAAAAAAGCCAAGAGGATGTTGTTATGA
- the sufD gene encoding Fe-S cluster assembly protein SufD — MSWETSYLNFKNRAALDSVKANEERQKSFERFVAEGLPTRRDEAWKFTSLTGFKEIDWKSHEDDEMHLTHEQMQEVSKNLPSDFINFVFVNGILNNTLSDDADGLIEITELEESDFSTATENVEERLLNLAQAFLQKKINLKVLKHRQIDKPVQVVFVQSSKNSVYLSEKLNVHLEENSELKLLVHSMSFINSTADAINLNVNVQVDKSARLTFVQLQDEDAGSYHFSQVQISLQASAWVQSLALSLGNRLVRNYLHLRFNEENAEAEVYGLGVLDEQQHLDNYTFIEHAVGHNQSVQHYKSILSGAAHSVFRGRVRIAQDAQKANSEQLNNNLLLTRQAQADSIPQLEIYADDVKAGHGSTVGQLNKEEIFYFLSRGINQFQAVKMLSFGFAKELVYKVKNETLQNYLLNSLNKKLERMVQNG; from the coding sequence AGTTACTTAAACTTTAAAAATCGCGCCGCTTTAGATAGCGTTAAGGCGAATGAAGAGCGCCAGAAGTCTTTCGAGCGTTTTGTCGCCGAGGGCCTTCCTACGCGTCGTGACGAGGCGTGGAAGTTTACTTCGTTAACGGGATTCAAAGAAATAGACTGGAAGTCCCATGAAGACGACGAGATGCATTTGACTCACGAGCAGATGCAAGAGGTCTCGAAAAACCTTCCTTCAGATTTTATTAATTTTGTTTTTGTAAATGGTATTTTGAATAACACACTGTCGGATGATGCTGACGGCTTAATTGAAATCACTGAACTAGAAGAGTCAGATTTTTCAACAGCAACTGAAAATGTAGAAGAGCGCCTTTTAAATTTAGCACAGGCTTTTTTGCAGAAAAAAATCAATTTAAAGGTTTTAAAGCATCGTCAAATCGACAAACCGGTACAAGTGGTTTTTGTACAATCGTCTAAGAACTCAGTTTATCTTAGCGAAAAGTTGAACGTTCACTTAGAAGAAAACTCAGAGCTCAAACTCCTAGTCCACTCGATGAGCTTCATTAATTCCACTGCTGACGCTATAAACTTAAATGTGAATGTGCAGGTCGACAAATCGGCAAGACTCACATTCGTTCAGTTGCAAGATGAAGATGCGGGTTCGTATCACTTTTCTCAGGTACAGATTTCATTGCAGGCTTCAGCTTGGGTACAATCTTTAGCATTATCTTTAGGAAATCGTCTGGTGCGCAATTACCTTCATTTAAGATTTAATGAAGAAAATGCGGAAGCTGAAGTGTATGGCTTAGGTGTCTTAGATGAGCAGCAACATCTAGATAATTATACATTTATCGAACACGCCGTTGGCCACAATCAGTCAGTTCAGCACTATAAATCTATTCTGTCTGGCGCGGCTCACTCTGTCTTCCGTGGACGTGTGCGTATTGCACAAGATGCTCAAAAGGCGAACTCAGAACAGCTGAATAATAATCTGTTATTAACTCGTCAGGCGCAAGCCGACAGTATTCCTCAATTAGAAATTTATGCGGATGATGTTAAGGCGGGGCACGGATCGACAGTGGGGCAGTTAAATAAAGAAGAAATTTTTTATTTTCTGAGCCGTGGGATCAATCAATTCCAAGCGGTGAAGATGCTCTCTTTTGGTTTTGCGAAAGAGTTGGTCTATAAAGTTAAAAATGAAACTTTACAGAACTATCTTTTAAACTCACTGAATAAAAAACTAGAGCGTATGGTGCAAAATGGATAG